In a genomic window of Ipomoea triloba cultivar NCNSP0323 chromosome 3, ASM357664v1:
- the LOC116012228 gene encoding calcium uniporter protein 5, mitochondrial-like, which translates to MWRNSFNLLRHGASAAAPRCRAAAPETRSKWLRLRLNGDGYEGMKLIGARYCSSAEDGKGKGISAEEAKRLLRLVNVEALKNELDMENKEVIVYSELLKACETMGVAKSRDEAVAFSRVLDEAGVILLFRDKVYLHPDKVVDLVRKAVPIALLPEDDPSTDELKTLQERKEEIDRLAHRQVRRILWAGLGAAIMQVGLFFRLTFWEFSWDVMEPIAFFTTTSGIVIGYAYFLFTSRDPTYQDILKRLFLSRRRKLIKKKNFDTERFVELQKKCKLPLHGSTSINRKIGVDLEPEEILHGH; encoded by the exons atgtggAGGAATTCGTTTAATTTGCTGAGACACGGCGCCTCGGCGGCGGCGCCTCGATGTAGGGCGGCTGCGCCGGAGACGAGGAGCAAGTGGCTAAGGCTGCGGTTGAATGGGGATGGATACGAGGGGATGAAATTGATCGGAGCGCGTTATTGTAGCTCTGCGGAGGACGGTAAAGGGAAAGGGATATCGGCGGAGGAGGCGAAGAGGTTGTTGAGATTGGTGAATGTGGAGGCGCTGAAGAATGAGCTAGATATGGAGAACAAGGAGGTGATTGTGTACTCGGAGCTTCTAAAAGCGTGCGAGACAATGGGCGTCGCTAAGTCCCGCGATGAAGCGGTTGCGTTCTCTCGTGTTCTCGATGAAGCCGGGGTCATCTTGCTGTTCCGCGATAAAGTTTATCTTCATCCTGATAAG GTGGTTGATCTGGTTAGGAAAGCAGTGCCCATTGCGCTTTTACCGGAAGATGATCCCTCCACGGATGAACTGAAGACACTGCAGGAAAGGAAGGAGGAAATCGATAGGCTTGCACATAGACAAGTGCGCCGCATTTTGTGGGCAGGTCTGGGGGCTGCTATTATGCAGGTTGGGCTTTTCTTTCGTCTTACATTCTGGGAATTCTCGTGGGATGTTATGGAGCCAATAGCGTTTTTCACTACAACATCTGGGATAGTCATAGGCTATGCATACTTCCTGTTCACTTCAAGAGACCCAACTTACCAAGACATCTTGAAGAGGCTCTTCCTTTCGAGAAGGAGGAAGCTCATCAAGAAGAAGAATTTTGATACCGAGAGGTTTGTGGAACTGCAGAAGAAATGCAAGTTACCCCTGCATGGATCAACCTCTATTAACCGTAAGATTGGGGTAGATTTGGAGCCGGAGGAAATACTACATGGGCATTAG